The genomic region caaaaaaaaatgtgaaaacaaatatggtagcaCTCAGTTCCGTCCGTTTCCGCTGCGTTTTCATCCCTACACACGTACACGTATATGTACACACATACATACATGTACTGTACATGATGGCACTTATTGTTACTCCTAGTTGGCATCATTTATTTACTAATGTTTGTTTACTCCCAACACACCTACTACATATTCGCCAAGTAATTAGTTAACAACTTATGCAGTGGCGGTGATGACGACTAATTAAGCACTAATGGTCCGACCACCGTCGACGCAGATGACCTGCCCGGTGATGAAGGAAGCCGCCGGCATGCACAGAAATGCCACCGTGGAGGCGATCTCAGCTGGCTTGCCACTCCGCCGCAACGGGGTTTTGGAGTGCTCCTGTTCCAGGTACTCCGTATCCATCTGCCAAATATATCCACAAATAATATCCACAAATTTGTTAATGGTTAGTCCGTGTGTCTAGCATTTTTGGCCAAATATATCCATAAATAATATCCGTGATGTCCAAATTCTTGTCCCTCCTCGTACAAAGTGAACTCGTTACTTCCGCATAAAAAAGTGAACGCATTACTTTGTTTTTAGGATAAAGTGAACTTAGTATCTCACCAAAAACTTACCAGGCCTAGTTAAAAATTACTGTGGTGCTCGTTTATAAACAAGAAAACATTTGCTACTCCATTAGGCTATACAGTACTCTCTCCGTCCTAGATTACCTGTCTTATATTTGTCTAAATACAAATACATCTAACACTAGATACCGAGTAGGGCGTTTTGGTGCCCAGGCACATCTGCACCCGGttagaaaaaaattcataaaaaattcaaaacaaattcaaaaaattccaaataaaatttgtatggtagacaatttgatgcgtgaggcccgccccatatttcaagtcatttggacatatgagaagctctcagcaaaaaagacaaatcggaccaaaacagtacatgaacagtaaacatttttacagacccccaatttgtcttttttgctgagagctgctcatatgtccaaatgacttgaaatttggagcgggcctcacgcatcaaaATGTCTATCACacaaattttatttggaattttttgaatttttctagtatttgttttgatttttttcgtcggcgcgggtgcagatgagctcgggtgcagaaatgGATTTTCGCTAGATACCTCTGTATCTAGAGAAATCTAAGGCAGGTAATTTGGAACAGAGGTAGTACTATGTTGCTTACGTCTTTAATCATATCGGTTGTGATAAATCCTGGGGCGACACCGTTCACACGGATCTTGTCAGGGGCCCACTCGGTGGCCAAACTCCTCGTCAGTTGGTTCATTGCACCTACATACATGATGTAATGACATTTTTAAACTTGAAGCTGATCTAGTTTCACAAAATTTGACTTAAACTGAAACTAATATGAGATTTATCTTGAAATGGAGTGAGCACGTACCTTTTGTGATAGCATAGACGGTGGAGCCAACGAAGCCGATGGAGCCTCCAATGGAGGACATGTTAATGATGCTGCCTCCTCCGGCGCGCACAAGAAGAGGGCGCGCGAGCTGGCTGAGATGGAAGCTCGACTCCAGGTTGGTAGCCATCACCTTGGAGTACTCCTCCACGGTGCACTCCGCGGTGGGCTTCACCAGCAGCTGCCCCGCGTTGTTCACCTACGTACATACATATACATACTCCCGATCGCTAGGCGCTAGCAATCCAGAAGACACACAAAATCCGCAGTTTACAGACACATATAGAACTCACTAGTATGTCGAGCTTGCCGTCGAAGGTCTGCCGGACGGTGTCCATGAGCCTCTCCCTGTCGGCGCGCACAGAGACGTCGCAGGCGGAGGCGGTGACATGCAGGCCCTTCTCCTCCCACCGCCGTCGGCACTCCTCCAGCTCCGCCGCGTTCCGGGAGCAGGCATGCACCCTCGCACCGAACCCGGCGAGCTCCTCCACGATGGCGTACCCTATCCCTTTGCTGCCGGTCAAATTCATAGTTATGAAATGTAGTTTAATATTGGTAAATTCGTTATGAAAGgcgatattttttaatataaatttgatcaaactttgcaaagtttgacttgacataaatctaatatgcgaagtataAATGACCGGAGGGAGTACTGACTAGTTTTGCAGAAGGATTGAAATGTCATTTAAAATTTTTGAGAAGGTGTTTCTTAATGGTTTATGCGAGTCTCTAGATGTCATATGAgtgcaccatgccaagtttcatatttTCAGACTTTGTTTTCATCTTTTGGAATTAAAAAATAATAAGTCCATGTTCTTAGTCGAGTCTTGACACCCTCAAGTTTGTTATTTATTGTATAAAGTCTAAACATAGACTCAAAAACACAAATGTAATTTTTTGACCCAACTTTTTCATGCACTTGCAGTTCAAATGCCTAGAAATGCATTTAATCGTAGCTAATGAATCCCCCCAAAATGCCATTTTTAGCACATTTAACTCAGTTGTCCACATACACgcatccctatgaacgcacgcatACACACCGtactcctatgagcacctccgagatacTGAGCCGAGACAACAACTCACAAAGTCACCACATGCACATTCATAGTGGACGGGagtgtctcctcccactgaatgaacATCACCTGAAAGCCTAAATAATTCTGAAAAATGCGAGCACGAGTGTATAGTCTCGGACTTGAACACTGATGGGTTGTTTCCATCACAAGAAACCTAACCATCTCAACTAGGCTCAGTTTACAGAATGCCAAATTTTGACTTAGAGCATGTAGTACCGTATCTTGAGTGTGGAAGATTATTAAAGTCCAATGGATGAAACAACAGTCGTATCGCCTTCAAACCTGGCTCTTGGTGTCTCTCTAAACCATGTTTCTTCCTCGAAGATGGTTTAAATTCTAGGCAGTGTACGTCACAAATTCTATTATACCTTCTCAAAAATTTTACCACCGTCTCTAGATGTCATATGAGGGTACCATGTTAACAGGACTTTGTTACCACTTTTAGAAATTAAAGAAAACCAGTAAACTCCATGTTCGAGATAGAGTCTTGGCACCCTcatgtttgatacttattttttttgtaTAAGGCCTAAACATagactcaagaacacaaatatgattttgcaatctaatttttccaaaattttcatgCACCTGCAGCCCAATTTTTTTTTGATTAGCCAGCTGCTAGCCTTGTTGATTAATTTTTTCTTGATCCAGTTTAATGCATGCATGACCTTCCAGGATGTTTGGGTGCATCACCGGGATTTAGTGTATGTTAAAAACACCTGATGCTACCTTCATCTTAAACTAGCTAGCTTGTAAAagcattccctcaaaaaaaaaaaagctagCTTGTAACAGCAGTGCCGATCAGAAGACAAACAAACAACAAATGATCTTGAACGTTAGAGTACAATGCGATCAATGCTGCTACATATGCATGAACATAAAATGATAGAAAAAATACCCACTGCTACCTCAACACACTAGCTAGTTACAAAGTGTATGTCCAAATATACATGAGCAGTGCGAACGAGCAACTACTAGCTAATGAAGCCCTAAAAGGCTTGTACCGGACGCACTTCCGGGTTCCGCGAGAAAAAAAAGGTCGGCATTGGAAGCATGCTCGGGTCAGGGGAGGCGAGGAAACTCAGGCAAGAGAACATGGGGCCTATGTGCGGCGGCGCTGTCGGTTTCAGAACCATCGCCGTTGTGTCGTCGTCCTCCTGGTCCTCCTTGTCGCCCATCCAGCTCACGGCGGTAGCTTGTGCCGGGCAAGGCTTCTTGTGCGTGTCCCAGCGATCGGCGGTGGTCGCGCGGCTGGGCGGCAGCCGCTTGTTGCTATCCCACCTCCCTCCGGGGCTCGTGCTGCTTGGTCGGcttgacgacgacgaagacgaggaCGTGCGGCTGCTGCCGGAGAACTGCTTGTTTATGTCCCAACACTCGCAGGATGAGGCTCGGCCGGGACTTGAGCTGCTGCAGCACGACGAGGCTGGGCCGCTGGGGTAGTGGGCTTCTTGTCCTTCTTGTGCGCATCCCATTCCCACCTCTCAACGGAGTCGGCACGGCCGGGCATGGGGTTGGGCTTGGAGGCGAAGGAAGCCGGCAGGATCATGAGGCACGGCTTCATCTGCGGGGTCGGGAGAAGACCGGGGAGAAGGGACGCGGCGGATTTGGCCATTGCTCGCTCAACGTAAAACATCGGTGATCTCTCTTGGCGCTTTGACTTTGAGAGCTGGCGCCTTGGCCGGAGAAGGAACAGACGATCTGATGGCTGGACGAGGGATGTAGTCTACATCCCTATGTAGTTGGGAAGACGGTGTTCGACGGCCAGTCGGCCACGTACGAGACTACATTTCGAATTAGGAGTGCGCTAGCAAGCTAGATGAATGAGATGCCATACGTACGTACGAACGGACAATCCGGCCAGCAGCGGGGTTGAATTGACACGTAGGTACGCCCAAATTAATTCAGACGCTGCGCGTGCACGTACACACTTCtagtcctttttcttttctttttcaaatCAATCAATAATTTCATTGATCTTTTTCTTTAGGGTTATAAATAAGTTTAAGGAAAAGCTAACCGGGGACCGTAAAAATCTGACGATTCCCGGCGAACGCCCCGATCACCGTCGCTTTCTGCTGAATCTTGGAGCAGCAGCTGGCCCACGTCATCCTATTAGACCCGTTCGCTGGGACGAAGCTTCTTGCGAAACATTAACCATCCATCCCCTTTGCGAAACATTAACCATCCATCcccttaggcctcctttggtttaggcCTCCTTTTGTGATTCAGCGTATACCTCTTGGGCGCGCTACTAATGCTTTTGTTCAAATGGTCTAGTTACTTGCAGTTtcggcggccgcttagccgccccagggagagagacgccatcaccttcatcatcacccAACTTCGTGCGATGGCTCTCCGGATGgctccgccgctcccctctccACCGCCTGAGCCGGATTAGCTCTCCTTCGtcatcgacgccgccgccgcttgtTGTCTGTGCGTTCCTTGTGGTTGTGTTGGGTTTGTTGTGCTGTGCCCACAGCTGAACCTATGTTGTGTGTTGTGTTCCGTGCGTTTGTGTTGGATCTTCGCGCGGTGGcgttgggtgtgtgtgtgtgttttggttGATACCTTGTGGACTTTGTGCtcggtggttgctttatttataaagcggggcaaaagcctttttCGGTTAGGCCTCCTTTTGTTTGGAGGAATTTTATAGGATTTTCATATGATAGGATTTTTATAGAAAAAAAATCATTTAGAGCTCTTTGGTTTGTATGAATGAAATTCTAtttctatggaggaattcttcctatcctccacatttcatagaaaaataaacattagcctagacttaataaaaaaaatcctatgatgtgaatcaaagggcatttcctttcctattcctactcataggatttgagatataTGTCATCTCATTTCTtatgactttcctattcctatgatttttCTACCCTATTCCTACGTTGATTTGCTAGACTGGCCCGGCTCCCACCACCAGCGTCGCGGTCTCACTCTCTTCATCGACGATGCCGGTGGTTAGTGACAGTCCAATTTGTCACAGTGCGCGAGGTAGAGTGGCTCGATCCCCAGATTGAAGACGCCGGCGACGTCCCCTTCACCAAGGTGTGGGAGGAGGGCAAGTAGGTGGACAAGAATGGATCGGGCACGACACAACCATGGCCGTGCAACAAAATTCATGGGTGTGAGGCGAGCTCAGGTAAGTTGGTGATGGCAAGCTGCGACAAAGGAGGGAGTGGAAGGAGGTGGGCTACGACAGCTTCAGCACCACGGGCGCTGTTGAGATTTGGGTGTGGCTGTGGCGAAAGGGGCTTCGTCGACCgtagtggtggcggcggcgggcgcagGCACGGATTGGCACTCGTTGCCGATGAGCAACGGCCTAGACCAGTGGCCTACTGGCGTGTGCGGGATGAGAGGGGGTTGGCGCCGACGATACCCTTCTGTCTCAGGATTAGGCTCGTCTTCCTTTGCCCCTCAAGTCAGGCCACCGCTCGTCGCGTTTGTCCCATGAATTGCACATTGCATAGCTCTCAAAACATCAGTCTGCAATTTCAGTCGAGTCATGGTGATCTTGTAATGCTAATTTTACTATAGTATCAATTACTCTTATGAAAAGGATAGAGCAGGTGGTATGGTTTTTCTGCCAGTGTAATGTGCCCTCTTAATCTCCTTTTGAGGGATGCAACTATACTGTTGTCATTTCTGTGCATACTTTCTGTCAGATTATTTGTTGTTTGATCATGTTTTGTGCTGTGGTAGATGATTCACTTATGATTGTTGTGCTGTCTTGCACAAATGTGATAGGTTTTGCCATGGCACATTTCTTTCATTTTTTTAGGCTGGCGGTTTTGTGGTATTGTTATGTAGCACATGGCAAGTTAGTACTAATTTCCATGGAAATTTTACAGATTTTGTTCTCAAAATACCGTGGCAATTCTTTGTATACTCGACAACATCTCTCTCCAATCAATCAAATTGACCGTGCTCAATAGACTTGCATGTGTAGCATTCTTATAGATACCATTCTTATTTATTAAATAGACTTGGCGAGTATGGTAAGATGCCAATGGTGTCGTGTGATACGGCGACGCCGTGAGAAGCAGCGAGGCACGGCCAAAGATGAAGCGTGACACACATCAGGTTGAGCCGATGAACTGGTGAGTGGGTGAACTGTTGAGTCGCTCAGTTTATTGACGTGGCCGTGCATGCATGAGTTAGGTGATACGGCTGGGTGATTCGAGCAAGTTGATTAGTACATCGGCAATGCTACACCTACGAAAAGCATGCTATGGGGTTTACGTAAAGGCTTAGGTGGAAGGTTATGGTTGGATAAAATCAAGGAAAGGGGCCCCACCCCGTTGAATCAGGGGGGCGGTGGAGATATTAACGTGGAAGGTTACGTAAGTACATGCATAACAATAACGGGTGGAGGTTGCATTTCACACGTTCTGGACGTGTGCATAGGAACTGGAATTTAGGCAGTTCAGGTGATAGGCTTGttagctgtgtgtgtgtgtgtgagtaaaTGAAAGAGGCCGTGTGGGCTGAGAGCAAGATGTAGCGAATATGTTCACCAAGAAGAAGAGCATGTGGGAAAAGCTTTGTGCTCCTTCTTGATACATGTGTGGGTGTGTGTTCTTTGAGTTTCCATTGTGTGTGTTCTTGAGAGAAACCAAGAAAGAAGGGAGTTGTGATGTAGAAGAAGAGCAATGTTACATATTGTCTCTCCTTTCCCTTCGTCTCTCCTCCCAAGGAAAGACGGATAGGGTTTCTGCCTCCTTTTGAAGGCGCCGCTGATTTTCCACTTCTTCCGTGGCCTTAgggcccttgccggcgggagggcttcaTTTTTATATGCTTCTTCAACTTTTCTTAGGGTTTGGGTCCTACTCAGTAAGAAGAGATGATGATGGCTccgtgaagatggaataaggttctccccgcctagcccctgttttgatggtgtgtctagcatcattGAAGgtcgtgtggaggtgtgtctccggtggatctcgcgggattcggtcggTCATTGTctttggtgtatctgcttggatcAAGTCTTTtttcgtctttgttcatgtgtcttctGGATGGATCTCTCATATCTAAACTTCTCTTCATCGGTGGTGGTTGCTGctctggtgcgttggtcctatggggtcttagcacgacgacttcccaactgtctactacaacaagtggtgcccgactccggcgagggaggggtcatgatggcggcgcgcctttggctcgcttcagtgcttgttgTCATCTATAGGTGGTCAATGAATCTaggtgtaatttttattatttctggtgtccgttgtactgccatgattgaagatgaatgcATCAAAAGTTTCCcgcaagaaaaaaagaagaagagcagTGTTGCGAGAGGTGGCGCCAACACCGACCATGGGGAGATTCCCAAATTGGTCGTTGGATGCGCTGTTTCCACTCAGACTATACAATACAATAAAACGGCCTCATGCTGTATGAACCTCTGGTGATTTTTTTCACCTGATATTTTCTCATGTGATAATGGTGCTAGCCAATAGGTAAACAAATCAGAAGGGAGTAATGCATGTAGGGAAGATAATCACAGAGATTGCAGGGAAGTAAAGACCGAGCATGTCACTCATGAGGCTCTCAACCCTGCTCATCGACAAGAGTTGCTGCCACTGGAATGATGAGCCAAGAGGTAAAGAGGTGAGAGAGGATGGGCGTTAGGGCATGTACATCAGTTTAGACGCATGTTGTCTGTAACAACCGTCCACGTCACTTGTAGACAGCAGTAAAAACACATCATACAATAGACCGTTCTTTCTTACTGTCTGTAACACCCTGAAATTAGTAAATATTTTAATTAGCTACGAAGTTAAATCCCATCCACCTCTGTCCGACCCCACCGCTCCTACTCCCAACAAAAGGTGCAGTTGCCTTTTTTACAAACGCACTCCATACAACGCTAAAAAGGTTGTCTGTAGCGTGCGATCTTCAGATCGTCGTTAATTCTACCGACGGGCTCTTTCTCTCTTCACAACTTCTCTCCCCCACGTCATCTACAATCCTAGTTGTAACCCCTTATAGACAGCTGAGTGTACATCGTTGTACATGCCCTTACACGTGTGGTAAGGTGGCAAGAGAGGATGGGGGTCGCATGCGTGGTGAGGAAACTACAATCTAGCTGGGAGCAGGCGCGGTGGGATGGAGGCCGCTGAATCTAGGGATAGGGAtgtttctctctctttctcttttagACCTgttatagtgggagtaacatacctaGTAACATGCATCCTTCCGAAATGCCAACGAGGCATTTAGTGACATGATATAgtattaaatgaggaaagagacgATGTTCGTAACATATTATGTTATCATCATATAACGCTTTCTATTGAAAAACAAGCCTACAAACTAATAAATAAAGTCATCTTTGATACTACTTATATGATATTTTttgcactataaaggtagtaacataAAATACTGTTATATGTGTGTGACACTAGTCTAACTTACaacccactatgaccagccttagcggCGAAGAAAGTGAGCAGCACACATGGGTCCACATGCAGTGAGAACAACACATTGCCAaataaaaaataacacaacactgtAGCATATAGTCACATACAGTTTTTTAGGGGTGACGTTTACGGACAGATGTGGCACCATCTGCCCGCGCCGATGGAAATCACTGGATCCCACAGATAGAAATCgagaagggggggggggtcctagGGGAGACCAATTTTGGCGCCGCCGCACAATTTCTGCTGACGTGGCTAGTGCGATCGGGTGCCATGTGTTTCGCCCTCGTTGGATTGAATTAGCACCTTTAAATGTGTGGTGGAGTTGGGAGGTGGCATGTGTATGT from Triticum aestivum cultivar Chinese Spring chromosome 4A, IWGSC CS RefSeq v2.1, whole genome shotgun sequence harbors:
- the LOC123082687 gene encoding tropinone reductase homolog At2g29370-like; translation: MNLTGSKGIGYAIVEELAGFGARVHACSRNAAELEECRRRWEEKGLHVTASACDVSVRADRERLMDTVRQTFDGKLDILVNNAGQLLVKPTAECTVEEYSKVMATNLESSFHLSQLARPLLVRAGGGSIINMSSIGGSIGFVGSTVYAITKGAMNQLTRSLATEWAPDKIRVNGVAPGFITTDMIKDMDTEYLEQEHSKTPLRRSGKPAEIASTVAFLCMPAASFITGQVICVDGGRTISA